One Brevibacillus choshinensis genomic window carries:
- a CDS encoding alpha/beta hydrolase, protein MIQHKWLAAEQKGAVVLVHGTGEHYGRYEHVAAYLNERGWSVFTGDLPGWGRAPGRKGHIKAFEEYLEAVDEWRRAAREAAGDGHPIYILGHSLGGLIATRYIQCYEQSKQEFAGLILTSPCLALKLAVPPWKVKLAHWLDSVWPTLAMPNGITPDMVSRDPVVQAAYQSDPLNYAKVSVRWFQELHRAMDQAWKDRERIIVPVLVLQAGDDSLIDPDAIERFAAGIHSEVEYHRWNGLRHEVLNEPEKEQVMFQVEAWMNRQAP, encoded by the coding sequence ATGATTCAACATAAATGGCTGGCTGCCGAACAAAAAGGAGCGGTCGTCCTTGTGCATGGTACAGGGGAGCATTATGGTCGATATGAGCACGTGGCGGCCTATTTGAACGAGCGGGGTTGGAGCGTGTTTACAGGCGATTTGCCAGGTTGGGGGAGGGCACCAGGACGCAAGGGTCACATCAAAGCCTTTGAGGAATACCTGGAGGCGGTAGATGAATGGAGGAGGGCAGCCCGGGAAGCAGCGGGAGATGGACATCCAATCTACATACTCGGTCATAGTCTGGGAGGGCTAATCGCTACTCGGTACATCCAATGCTATGAGCAAAGCAAGCAGGAATTTGCGGGACTTATTTTGACATCGCCTTGCCTTGCATTGAAGTTGGCCGTTCCCCCTTGGAAGGTCAAGCTTGCTCACTGGCTGGACAGCGTTTGGCCTACTTTGGCCATGCCGAATGGCATCACGCCTGACATGGTGTCGCGGGATCCGGTAGTTCAAGCGGCATATCAGAGCGATCCGCTTAATTATGCCAAGGTGAGTGTGCGGTGGTTTCAGGAGCTGCATCGGGCGATGGATCAGGCGTGGAAAGATCGGGAGCGTATTATCGTCCCCGTCCTCGTCCTGCAGGCAGGTGATGATTCGCTGATCGACCCGGATGCGATTGAGCGCTTCGCAGCGGGTATCCATTCCGAAGTGGAATACCACAGGTGGAACGGATTGCGTCATGAAGTGCTGAATGAACCGGAAAAAGAACAAGTGATGTTTCAGGTAGAGGCATGGATGAATCGACAAGCGCCCTGA
- a CDS encoding GapA-binding peptide SR1P, producing the protein MGTIVCQTCGTIIEHFECNSVKTLYAVCSCDCQQHEKQERE; encoded by the coding sequence ATGGGAACAATCGTATGCCAAACGTGCGGAACGATTATTGAACATTTCGAATGCAATTCGGTGAAAACGCTTTATGCGGTCTGCAGCTGTGATTGCCAGCAGCATGAAAAACAAGAAAGAGAATAG